A region of the Cytobacillus sp. IB215665 genome:
TAATTTGAGAATAATCGTGAGGAAATTACAGCACATAGTTTGTTATGGTATAAGAAATGATCGCTCAAAAAACATGACTAATCATTTCTTATACCAGATTTTTTCAAACTATGTTATTCGTGGTTGCTCACATTTGATTTGGGTGAACAAATTTCCTTACAGTGAGTGTTTTTCATTTTATTTTACATCTAACTGAAATTTTAGATCATAAAAGGAGAATTATTAAATTGCCCAATTCCCATTACGAAACAGTGGTTCTTTTGTTCCGTCAGGTAATATACCGTCAATATCCATATCAGCGGTACCTACCATAAAGTCTTCGTGAAGTACACTTGTATTTACTCCGTTTTTCTCTAGCTCTTCTTTATCCATCGTAGTGCCAGCCTCGATACATGTTGGGTATGCACTGCCAATAGCTAAATGATTAGAGGCATTTTCATCAAATAATGTATTATAAAAAATAATATTAGAATTTGAAATTGGAGAGTCATGTGGAACTAATGCGACTTCCCCTAAATAATGAGACCCTTCGTCTGTTTCAATAAGACGTTTTAATGTTTCTCCACCTTTTTCAGCTTTGCAGTCAACAATCTTGCCATTCTCAAAGGTTAATGTAAAGTTTTCAATCAAACTACCACGGTAATTAAACGGTTTGGAACTCGATACATAGCCATTTACACCAGTTTTTAGTGGCATAGTAAATACTTCTTCTGTCGGGATATTCGCAATGAAATACGTACCATCTTCATTTTTGCCTCCACCCCCAAGCCAAATATGGTTCGTAGGTAGTTCTATGGTGAGGTCTGTATTAGATGCTGTATAATGTAACGCTTTATATTTCTTTTCATTTAGAAACTTTACACGAGCTTGTAAAGTTTCGTCATGCTCTTGCCATTGTTGAACTGGGTCTTCTAAATCAACACGTGTTGCTTTAAAAATGGCATCCCAAAGCAAGTCTACCTGCTCTTCCTCTTTTGCATCAGGAAATACTTTTGCCGCCCATTCTTTCGACGGAACAGCGATAACAGTCCAACTAACTTTATCTGATTGGATATAGTTTCTGAACTTTTCTAATGCTTTACCTTGTGCTTTTTGTGCAGCAGCGACTCTATCAGGGTTAACACCTTGTAATAAGTCTGGATTTGTAGAAGTAATCGATAAGAATGCTGCTCCATCTTCAGCCATCTCTTCTCGTCCTTGAGCTTTCCAAAGTGGAAACTCTTTAAAAGCTTCATCTGGAGCGAGGTCGTATTTCATTCTTGTAATCGTATCGTCTCCCCATTCAACATGAACATTTTTTGCACCAGCTTCATAGGCTTTTTTAGTAACAAGACGAACAAACTCAACTGTTGAAATTGATGCTGATATATATAGGGATTGTTTTTCTTGAATATTCACACCAATTTTCACAGCTAATTCTGCATATTTTTCTAAATTACGCTGAAAATTTGCCATCATTAGATTCTCCTTTGTCATAATATTTTTTTGGTATGTGAGGACATGATATACTTATGTAAGAAAATGATCCTTTCATCATTGTACACTAACTAAGTTGGGTACGCATAATGAATAGATCGAAGGAAATACAGTTAAGTACTACTGTTTTATTTTCACGAATATTTTCTTATTATATCATTATCTTCCTATAAATTTTCAAATGTCTAAACATATAAAAGTCTGTTTTACATACTAAACAATAATCTCGTATTCAAGCCCTTAAATGATGAAAGCTCGATACAAGTCATCTGTTTTTTTAATATATTTACAATAGCAACAAAGTATACAAAAAAGCTAATAGAAATAAAGAGGTGTCAAATGGTCGGTGTAATGGCTACAACAAAAAGAGAACTAAATAAAAGACTGATGAACAGTCCTGTTGGACCAATTTTATTAATAGCATCTGAAGAGTTTTTATATGAAATTATCTTTGTTTCGTCAAGTACCTTCAATGAAGAGCATTATGATTCAATGAGTAACAATGAAAATAATGATATTTTAAATGAATCTGTAAAGCAACTAGAAGAATATTTTCGTGGACAAAGAATACAATTTGATCTTCCGTTGAAAGTGGAAGGAACTTCATTCCAAAAACAGGCATGGGAAGCACTAACAACGATTCCTTTTGGACATAAGATAAGCTACCAAGAACAAGCTCAAGTGTTAGGTGATCCGAAAAAAGCTAGGGCGATAGGTGGAGCTAATAGTAAAAATTCATTACCTATCATTATCCCTTGTCATCGAGTGATTGGGAAAAATGGTAAACTAACAGGGTTTGCTGGTGGGATTGATATTAAAGAGGCATTACTAAAGCATGAAGAAAAATATAAGAACGTAACTCATCCTTAAGATGGGGAGTTACGTTCTTAGCTATATCCTAACTTTTTTCAGCTACTAAATTTTCTAACGTTTCGATCATATCTTCTAATTTCTTAAAACTTGAAACGATATTTTTAATACGATTATTTTGTTCTTCCATATGTGCCAGTATCTCTTGAGATGAAGCAGAGCTTTGTTGTGTAATGCTTGAGATTGACAAGATTTCATTTGAAATACGGTGACTATCCCCTAAGATTTCGGCAAGCATGTCATTAACTTTCCCAGATTGTTCTTCTACTTCTTCACTCGTATTTTTAATTGTTCTGAAAGTCTCTTGGACGACCTTCATTACTTGCTCACTTTGTAAAATTGCATTTTCTCCGAGATTTGTTTGTTCTGCAGCATGCAGTGTTTTCTCTTGTATACCATTTAAAATAGAAGTAATTTCTGCGGTCGAGTGTCGAGAGTCCTCCGCAAGCTTTCTCACTTCATCAGCAACGACGGCAAAGCCTTTTCCGTGCTCCCCTGCACGAGCTGCTTCTATTGCCGCATTGAGAGCTAGCAGGTTTGTCTGCTCAGAGATACCAGTTATTTTATTTACAATCCCTTCTATCTTATGATTTTGATTGCTTAAGTCATTCATAACAGCTACCGTCGCATTTATTATTGTGTGAACTTTCTCTATTTCTCCGATTAAAACTTCAACATTGTTGTTGCCATTTTGTATCGTTTTCAGTGTCTCTTCTGATAGGTTATTCATATGGTTGGAGACGGATGTTACATTCTCTATAGAGCTATCTGCTGATTGGATAGCTTCATTTATATCAACAACACTAGCAGCTTGACTTTCTATCCCTTTAGTTACCTCTAAAAATGAAACAGTTATTTCTTCAGAAATTCCTTCTGTTTTTTTGGAGTGATTTTCTAAGTCAGTTTCAAATCTATGTAAAAATTCAACTGTAGATTTAATGTTCCTAAGTAAAGAGTCAGTATGTTCCTTCGCTTGTAAAACTTGTTCATAAGTTTCTTGATTTTCTAAGCGCATATGTTTACTAAATACACCTTGAATAATATTTACCAATATAATAAGTATAATCATCGCATCGATACCGATAATATCTGTTTTATTAATTGCAGCAA
Encoded here:
- a CDS encoding aminopeptidase, producing the protein MANFQRNLEKYAELAVKIGVNIQEKQSLYISASISTVEFVRLVTKKAYEAGAKNVHVEWGDDTITRMKYDLAPDEAFKEFPLWKAQGREEMAEDGAAFLSITSTNPDLLQGVNPDRVAAAQKAQGKALEKFRNYIQSDKVSWTVIAVPSKEWAAKVFPDAKEEEQVDLLWDAIFKATRVDLEDPVQQWQEHDETLQARVKFLNEKKYKALHYTASNTDLTIELPTNHIWLGGGGKNEDGTYFIANIPTEEVFTMPLKTGVNGYVSSSKPFNYRGSLIENFTLTFENGKIVDCKAEKGGETLKRLIETDEGSHYLGEVALVPHDSPISNSNIIFYNTLFDENASNHLAIGSAYPTCIEAGTTMDKEELEKNGVNTSVLHEDFMVGTADMDIDGILPDGTKEPLFRNGNWAI
- a CDS encoding methylated-DNA--[protein]-cysteine S-methyltransferase, producing MVGVMATTKRELNKRLMNSPVGPILLIASEEFLYEIIFVSSSTFNEEHYDSMSNNENNDILNESVKQLEEYFRGQRIQFDLPLKVEGTSFQKQAWEALTTIPFGHKISYQEQAQVLGDPKKARAIGGANSKNSLPIIIPCHRVIGKNGKLTGFAGGIDIKEALLKHEEKYKNVTHP
- a CDS encoding methyl-accepting chemotaxis protein; this encodes MTNIELVEKRNKLLISILWFTFTCVFLWNFFHAGLRLSLIQSIPDLIINTIITVLILKRKFIFYTMYLVVLSSVITTYVVFSVDPSIIMFFLVVLYVTVISLYENYIPIILTAISNIAISNYFFLTNHDSTAFAAINKTDIIGIDAMIILIILVNIIQGVFSKHMRLENQETYEQVLQAKEHTDSLLRNIKSTVEFLHRFETDLENHSKKTEGISEEITVSFLEVTKGIESQAASVVDINEAIQSADSSIENVTSVSNHMNNLSEETLKTIQNGNNNVEVLIGEIEKVHTIINATVAVMNDLSNQNHKIEGIVNKITGISEQTNLLALNAAIEAARAGEHGKGFAVVADEVRKLAEDSRHSTAEITSILNGIQEKTLHAAEQTNLGENAILQSEQVMKVVQETFRTIKNTSEEVEEQSGKVNDMLAEILGDSHRISNEILSISSITQQSSASSQEILAHMEEQNNRIKNIVSSFKKLEDMIETLENLVAEKS